A genomic window from Plasmodium reichenowi strain SY57 chromosome 6, whole genome shotgun sequence includes:
- a CDS encoding myosin E, putative, which produces MINPEEQQFKEGDLVWCNKIPSTCEEEDVLYILCRIIEKKSEDHIILTKYDNETNGSTFVCESKHLYNANNNNPFSLDEDDMIKLKHFNEPTVLYHLHGRYEKNIFFTKMGPLLIYVNPMEKEKNDVNNTFNKINNINDISNDVIEKYKYSHSSDDVKLNEYYVGMSALKYMNVLKKNQSIIITGESGSGKSKIFNSLLNFFSNERIFPVKEKFEIKNNDNINTSEILKHGSIIMEALGNAKTSKNNNCNRYAKYCILQMDKDKIKHLYMKKFLFDKERLINRRSDENNFHIFYYILNGSPENFKKKYFFKNLEDYNIFKNDSIRDNSNDEQNFIQLLTSLNILFDDDKKQIDFFFSLLSAILLLGNIQMIKSPKKSLFRQNFICEFPSNYKQLQEQLESVDESHIWNMSKRSSSSASYDEGSFNLPNMDSSEYLDKNTYIFLVVSKLLGIDAETFLKYFTSGYLLNEIILMKGQNEMKVQQKIDRFMKTCYEELLNWVICKITTKYNDNLINNKEKEIIQKNEIFENDKSEKNDNYINILDIIYFENLKENSLEQFLINTTNEFILKVYTDFYYKKRENIYKQEGLELSCDSIYIDNEQLYKILISKEGSLFSLLENICTKKSFDKSNLCSTIVNRFIKNPYINANSLEVNKAFIIIHSYSRISYKTEHFIEKNVDILTRGFIEMIKKSDNKYMQQFCSSYDYDTSGKIMEENKRFSVNKNFKLFKKEYDPNNQMAVTLLRNNLLELTNSIEKSFCHFIMCINTCRKKISTEMVPHFDKKLVLSQITNFHMMIEADQFKDEYFPHMFSFFEFVQIFKCLKNYKKRNHEGDDIHVDENVNNMENMYHTNNPFDNVELNDNKTVCEQILGYMKIGEKNWTIGKNMIFLNEKSINILVDSVYYMSLNSLENESRKEQFSDLKEMMEQNEKGHKYEKMELEYINMDYENVEIQMEENDHQSYLNCENKNVDTIKETNVEIKIGSYNTELNNKRVDHDIVDNKYDWNDNVHRKSSTNISYNDYENIQGGLLKVNLKKGDNTSLSDMEEEYVNVNDKEENIRRMSNETDKKGSKVKRKSSLLRLSTSLRSSFQKMKKSKLNEKGEKVKENVSENVSENVSEKVSENVSENVGENVGENVSEKVSENVSENVGEKVSENVCEEKDDGYGVMNFLNNINFYKKGLKELNNAIKNFNPINGKLKKDKFFNMGIHNFYNKKKNFFLDSKRGSDASKKGEENKNEEDNMDVEDNKGEEDNIDVEENKNEEDNKNVEENKNEEDNKNVEENKNVEDNLNVEDNLNVEDNLNVEDNKNEEVNIYVEENKNEEDNIDEEVNIYVEENKNEEVNIYVEDNLNVEESKDIEVQSDEQKIDENYDEDAKSNIIEDMNEDQKIDKNNEEDIKDYVIEDINKEQNNYNQMFKVEDNNIIDLDYVDLSNIEKCMNEEDTNNMDEDEKNNMKDDINEEQNNNDEIYKSDDHVVNLDNTKKDVNQNDKSNVTEELENMNCMKVKTEDDKREGTEMCEVKENKPDDNQINNVQKKKKKKRRRKKKKKSPLNNVEDKRMVDNDVTEKDISDEKYMIDDDNNMMNPDNVTNVNKDILNIENVMIYDYHNVPDHDNMMNEKKMDNMENEYDKIKEEKKDDMENEYDKIKEEKKDDIESEYDKIKEEKKDEIEGEYDKIREEKIDEIEGEYDKIKEENIDEIESEYDKIKEEKIDEIESEYDKIKEEKKDDIESEYDKIKEEKIDEIEIEYDKIREEKMDEIELDNKENMEDQKEEEYVEETKIRDDKIREEKIREEKMDEIELDNKENMEDQKEEEYVEETKIRDDKIRDDKIREEKMDEIELDNKENMEDQKEEEYVEDTKIRDDEIYYDKMGDVEKNKSTSNIGIELYDNEKNSDDSCVHNEDSNNLTKCDEEDCLDENTKDCYDDYMDENYIDFNFSCVKAITLNKLGNMNELSCYKNDENDIIQTLFDYYDCSYDKAYENCFFENRWDDIVEEEDSFIFLNVYNNKEMSNLRNSENKDMLLNHLNDIYICKNNEKQHVMKIIKRMKNAMEKVHGNKWNILFSFSDCSIRSFIHNKDNVHIEKNVDLLKDKILFYNEEYCIYNNKENELTEYKYNNPIVEYVALPRNKEVHEICISNNIHKNFIKNNYKIMCFQPTKISYKDFLKSKLFYKSINYTNFQTRNITQVTIDFSYMDDKMKNNFKQHVINEFVNNPNITKEDLSNSLFHLATYFYHEKNKEPGTWCVFISEEKGFAGAVNIVKNKYLRMTAQNKNKRYNILVFKTPAL; this is translated from the coding sequence atgataaaCCCTGAAGAACAACAGTTCAAGGAAGGGGATCTGGTGTGGTGCAATAAAATTCCGTCCACATGTGAAGAGGAAgatgttttatatattttatgtcgtataatagaaaaaaaaagtgaggatcacataatattaacaaaatatgACAATGAGACAAATGGTTCTACGTTTGTGTGTGAATCAAAACATTTATACAATgctaataataataatccATTTTCATTAGATGAAGATGATATGattaaattaaaacattttaatgAACCTACAGTATTGTATCATTTGCATGGGAGATatgagaaaaatattttttttacaaagATGGGACcattattaatttatgtGAATCCTAtggaaaaagaaaaaaatgatgtGAATAAcacatttaataaaataaataatattaatgatatatCTAATGATGTAATAGaaaagtataaatatagCCATTCTAGTGATGATGTAAAATTGAATGAATATTATGTTGGTATGAGTgctttaaaatatatgaatgtattaaaaaagaatcaatcaattattataacaGGAGAATCAGGATCTGgtaaaagtaaaatatttaatagtTTATTAAACTTTTTTAGTAATGAAAGAATATTCCCTGTCAAAGAAAAGTTtgaaataaagaataatgataatattaatacatcagaaatattaaaacatGGTAGTATTATTATGGAAGCACTTGGAAATGCAAAGACtagtaaaaataacaatTGTAATAGATATGCtaaatattgtatattaCAAATGGATAAAGACAAAAttaaacatttatatatgaaaaagtttttatttgataaaGAACGTTTAATTAATAGAAGAAGTGATGAAAATAActttcatatattttattatatcttaAATGGATCCCCAGAAaattttaagaaaaaatatttttttaaaaatttagaagattataatatatttaaaaatgattcTATTCGTGATAATTCAAATGATGAACAAAATTTCATACAATTATTAACATCATTAAATATTCTCTttgatgatgataaaaaacaaatagattttttcttttcccTTTTGTCAgctatattattattaggaaatatacaaatgatAAAAAGCCCCAAAAAATCTTTATTCCGTcaaaattttatttgtgAATTTCCATCAAATTATAAACAATTACAAGAGCAACTAGAATCTGTAGATGAGTCCCACATATGGAATATGTCAAAAAGATCTTCATCTAGTGCATCATATGATGAAGGATCATTTAATTTACCAAATATGGATTCCTCTGAATATCTGGACAAAAACACTTACATCTTTTTAGTCGTTAGTAAACTGTTAGGTATAGATGCTGAAAcgtttttaaaatattttacttccggttatttattaaatgagATAATATTGATGAAGGGGCAAAATGAAATGAAGGTGCAACAAAAAATCGATCGTTTTATGAAAACATGTTAtgaagaattattaaaCTGGGTTATATGTAAGATTActacaaaatataatgataacttaataaataataaagaaaaagagaTAATACAAAAGAACGAAATCTTTGAAAATGATAAGagtgaaaaaaatgataattacataaatatattggATATCATTTATTTCGAGAACTTAAAAGAGAATTCTTTAGAacaatttttaataaatacaaCAAATGAGTTTATATTAAAGGTATATACagatttttattataagaaaagGGAAAATATCTATAAGCAAGAAGGGTTGGAATTATCATGTGATTCGATCTATATAGATAATGaacaattatataaaatattaatatctAAAGAAGGATCTTTATTTTCTCTGttagaaaatatatgtacaaaaAAATCTTTTGACAAAAGTAATTTATGTTCTACAATTGTAAATagatttataaaaaatcCATATATTAATGCGAATTCATTAGAAGTAAATAAAGCgtttataattattcattCATATAGTCGGATATCATATAAAACAGAACATTTTATTGAAAAGAATGTAGACATATTAACACGTGGATTTATtgaaatgataaaaaaatcaGACAATAAATACATGCAACAATTTTGTAGTTCTTATGATTATGATACAAGTGGGAAAATAATGGAAGAGAATAAAAGATTTAgtgttaataaaaattttaaattatttaaaaaagaatatgaTCCTAATAATCAAATGGCTGTAACATTATTAAGGAATAATTTATTAGAATTAACCAATTCGATTGAAAAAAGTTTTTGTCACTTTATTATGTGTATAAATACATGCAGGAAAAAAATCAGTACTGAAATGGTTCCTCATTTTGATAAGAAGCTTGTGTTAAGTCAGATTACAAATTTTCATATGATGATAGAAGCAGATCAGTTTAAGGATGAATATTTTCCTCACATGTTTTCCTTTTTCGAATTTGTacaaatttttaaatgtttaAAGAATTACAAGAAAAGAAATCATGAGGGCGATGATATTCATGTAGATGAAAATGTGAATAACATGGAAAATATGTATCATACAAATAATCCTTTTGATAATGTAgaattaaatgataataaaacaGTATGTGAACAAATATTGGGATATATGAAAATAGGAGAAAAGAATTGGACAATCggaaaaaatatgatattcCTTAATGAGAAAtctattaatatattagtTGATTCAGTATATTACATGTCGTTAAATTCTTTAGAAAATGAAAGTAGAAAAGAACAATTTTCTGATTTGAAAGAAATGATggaacaaaatgaaaaaggaCACAAATATGAGAAGATGGAATtggaatatataaatatggaTTATGAAAATGTGGAGATACAAATGGAAGAAAATGATCATCAATCATATTTAAATTGTGAAAACAAAAATGTTGATACGATTAAAGAGACAAATgtagaaataaaaatcgGAAGTTATAATACAGAgttaaataataaaagagTTGACCATGATATTGTggataataaatatgattgGAATGATAATGTTCATAGAAAGAGTAGtacaaatatatcatataatgattatgaaaatatacaaGGAGGGTTGTTAAAAgttaatttaaaaaaggGAGATAATACTTCTCTCTCGGATATGGAAGAAGAATATGTAAATGTAAATGATAAGGAAGAAAACATCAGGAGGATGTCAAACGAGACAGATAAAAAAGGAAGTAAAGTGAAAAGGAAGAGTAGCTTACTTAGATTATCCACAAGTTTGAGAAGTTCTTTCcagaaaatgaaaaagagCAAATTGAATGAGAAGGGGGAAAAGGTAAAAGAGAACGTAAGCGAAAATGTAAGCGAAAATGTAAGCGAAAAGGTAAGCGAAAATGTAAGCGAAAATGTAGGCGAAAATGTAGGCGAAAATGTAAGCGAAAAGGTAAGCGAAAATGTAAGCGAAAATGTAGGCGAAAAGGTAAGCGAAAATGTTTGTGAGGAGAAGGATGATGGTTATGGAGTTATGAATTTTTTGAACAACAtcaatttttataaaaaaggatTGAAAGAATTAAACAATgctataaaaaattttaatcCAATCAATGGAAAACTCAAAAAGGATAAGTTTTTTAATATGGGaattcataatttttataacaaaaaGAAGAATTTCTTCTTAGACTCCAAAAGGGGAAGCGATGCTAGTAAGAAGGGGgaggaaaataaaaatgaagaagataATATGGATGTGGAAGATAATAAAGGTGAAGAAGATAATATAGATGTGgaggaaaataaaaatgaagaagataataaaaatgtggaggaaaataaaaatgaagaagataataaaaatgtggaggaaaataaaaatgtggaagataatttaaatgtggaagataatttaaatgtggaagataatttaaatgtggaagataataaaaatgaagaagttaatatatatgtggaagaaaataaaaatgaagaagataatatagatgaagaagttaatatatatgtggaagaaaataaaaatgaagaagttaatatatatgtggaAGATAATTTAAATGTGGAAGAAAGTAAAGATATAGAAGTACAAAGTGATGAACAAAAAATAGATGAAAATTATGACGAGGATGCAAAAAGTAACATTATAGAGGATATGAATGAAGATCAAAaaatagataaaaataatgaagaagatataaaagatTATGTTAtagaagatataaataaggaacaaaataattataatcaaATGTTTAAAGTTGaggataataatattatcgATTTAGACTACGTTGATTTATCAAACATTGAAAAATGTATGAATGAAGAagatacaaataatatggatgaggatgaaaaaaataatatgaaagaTGATATAAATGAGGAACAAAATAACAATGATGAAATTTATAAAAGTGATGATCATGTTGTTAATTTAGATAATACTAAAAAGGATGTAAATCAAAATGATAAGAGTAATGTGACAGAGGAACTTGAAAATATGAACTGCATGAAGGTAAAAACTGAAGATGATAAGAGGGAAGGCACGGAAATGTGTGAAGTGAAGGAAAATAAGCCTGATGATAAccaaataaataatgttcagaagaagaaaaaaaaaaaaagaagaagaaaaaagaagaaaaagagCCCTCTAAATAATGTGGAGGATAAGCGCATGGTGGATAACGATGTGACGGAAAAGGACATATCggatgaaaaatatatgatagatgatgataataatatgatgaACCCTGATAATGTAACAAATGTTAATAAAGacattttaaatattgaaaatgTTATGATATATGACTACCATAATGTACCAGACCATGATAATATGATgaatgagaaaaaaatggataatatggaaaatgaatatgacaaaataaaagaagaaaaaaaagatgatatggaaaatgaatatgacaaaataaaagaagaaaaaaaagatgataTAGAAAGtgaatatgataaaataaaagaagaaaaaaaagatgagATAGAAGGtgaatatgataaaataagagaagaaaaaatagatGAAATAGAAGGtgaatatgataaaataaaagaagaaaatatagatGAGATAGAAAGtgaatatgataaaataaaagaagaaaaaatagatGAGATAGAAAGTGAATATgacaaaataaaagaagaaaaaaaagatgataTAGAAAGtgaatatgataaaataaaagaagaaaaaatagatGAGATAGAAATtgaatatgataaaataagagaagaaaaaatggaTGAGATAGAATTagataataaagaaaacaTGGAAGATCAGAAAGAGGAGGAATATGTAGAGGAAACTAAAATAAGAGATGATAAAATAagagaagaaaaaataagagaagaaaaaatggaTGAGATAGAATTagataataaagaaaatatggAAGATCAGAAAGAGGAGGAATATGTAGAGGAAACTAAAATAAGAGATGATAAAATAAGAGATGACAAAATAagagaagaaaaaatggaTGAGATAGAATTagataataaagaaaacaTGGAAGATCAGAAAGAGGAGGAATATGTAGAGGACACTAAAATAAGAGAtgatgaaatatattatgataaaatgGGTGATGTggagaaaaataaatcaacTAGTAATATTGGTATagaattatatgataatgaaaaaaatagtGATGATAGCTGTGTGCATAATGAAGATTCAAACAACTTGACAAAATGTGATGAAGAAGATTGCCTTGATGAGAATACAAAGGATTGTTATGATGATTATATGGATGAGAATTATATAGATTTTAACTTTAGTTGTGTTAAGGCTATAactttaaataaattagGAAATATGAATGAGCTATcatgttataaaaatgatgaaaatgatattatacaaacgttgtttgattattatgattGTTCATATGACAAGGCATATGaaaattgtttttttgaaaatagATGGGATGATATTGTTGAAGAAGAAgattcttttatttttttaaatgtatataataacaaagAGATGAGTAATTTGAGAAATTCcgaaaataaagatatgttattaaatcatttaaatgatatatatatatgtaaaaataatgagaAACAACATGTAATGAAgattattaaaagaatgAAAAATGCTATGGAAAAGGTGCATGGGAATAAGTGGAATATACTATTCAGTTTTTCTGATTGTTCTATAAGATcatttatacataataaagataatgTGCATATTGAAAAGAATGttgatttattaaaagataaaatattattttataatgaagaatattgtatatataataataaagaaaatgaattaactgaatataaatataataatccTATTGTAGAATATGTTGCATTACCAAGAAATAAAGAGGTACATGAAATATGtatatcaaataatatacataaaaactttattaaaaataattataaaattatgtgTTTTCAGCCAACAAAAATATCATACAAGGATTTCTTAAAATccaaattattttataaatctataaattatacaaatttCCAAACACGAAACATAACACAGGTAACTATTGATTTCTCTTATATGGAtgataaaatgaaaaacaaTTTTAAACAACATGTAATAAATGAATTTGTAAATAATCCCAACATAACTAAGGAAGATTTATCAAATAGTTTATTCCATTTGGCAACATATTTCTAtcatgaaaaaaataaagaacCAGGAACGTGGTGTGTGTTCATATCTGAGGAAAAGGGTTTTGCTGGTGCAGTTAATAtagtaaaaaataaatatttacgAATGACAGctcaaaataaaaataaaagatataacATCCTTGTATTCAAAACGCCAGCATTGTAA